From Bacteroidia bacterium, the proteins below share one genomic window:
- the rplQ gene encoding 50S ribosomal protein L17 — translation MRHGVKINHLGRTASHRKAMLSNMASSLIKHKKITTTVAKAKALRVYVEPLITKAKSDSVHNRRTVFSYLRDKEAIKELYGVVASKIGDRQGGYTRILKLGNRMGDNAEMALIELVDFNEFIQPKPAKEKKKTTRRGRSATKAKQTEAVAADEPKVEETPTNEVVEESIVEDVADENNVEDSANDTEEANKQD, via the coding sequence ATGAGACACGGAGTTAAAATAAATCATTTAGGTAGAACCGCTTCACACAGGAAGGCAATGTTGTCAAACATGGCATCTTCGCTGATTAAACATAAGAAGATTACTACAACTGTTGCCAAAGCTAAGGCTTTAAGAGTGTATGTTGAACCTCTTATTACCAAAGCAAAATCTGATTCTGTACATAACAGAAGAACTGTATTTTCTTATTTAAGAGATAAAGAAGCGATTAAAGAATTGTATGGAGTAGTGGCGTCAAAAATTGGCGACAGACAAGGAGGTTATACAAGAATTTTAAAACTTGGTAACCGTATGGGTGATAATGCAGAAATGGCACTAATCGAATTAGTGGACTTTAATGAGTTTATTCAGCCTAAACCTGCGAAAGAAAAGAAAAAGACTACAAGAAGAGGTCGTTCTGCAACTAAGGCTAAACAAACAGAAGCAGTTGCTGCTGATGAACCTAAGGTTGAAGAAACTCCTACAAATGAAGTAGTTGAGGAGTCAATAGTAGAAGATGTTGCAGATGAAAATAATGTGGAAGATTCTGCAAACGATACTGAAGAAGCAAACAAACAAGATTAA
- the rpsK gene encoding 30S ribosomal protein S11, which translates to MNSPKKVNKRKVKIDAQGQAHIKASFNNVIVSITNTTGQVISWSSSGKMGFRGSKKNTPYAAQTATQDCAKVAYDMGLRKVEVFVKGPGSGRDSAVRSLAAAGLEVISIQDVTPMPHNGCRPPKRRRV; encoded by the coding sequence ATGAATAGCCCAAAAAAAGTTAATAAGAGGAAAGTTAAAATAGACGCACAAGGTCAAGCACACATCAAAGCCTCTTTTAATAATGTTATTGTTTCCATTACAAATACAACTGGACAAGTTATTTCTTGGTCTTCATCCGGCAAAATGGGTTTTAGAGGCTCAAAAAAGAACACTCCTTATGCAGCACAAACTGCAACCCAAGACTGCGCTAAAGTGGCTTATGACATGGGATTGAGAAAAGTTGAAGTCTTTGTTAAAGGACCTGGATCAGGAAGAGACTCAGCTGTCAGAAGCCTTGCGGCTGCTGGACTTGAGGTAATATCTATTCAAGATGTAACTCCAATGCCACACAATGGATGCAGACCTCCTAAAAGACGTAGAGTGTAA
- the rpsE gene encoding 30S ribosomal protein S5 produces MATQNIKRINKSDLELTENVVAIQRVAKVTKGGRTFSFTAIVVVGDKNGIVGIGSGKASEIQAAIQKGIEDAKKNLIKVPIINGTIPHEQIGRYCGGHVFMKPAAHGTGVIAGGAMRAVLESAGIENILSKSKGSSNPHNVVKATIDALLKLRDPYTIAQQRGIKLENVFNG; encoded by the coding sequence ATGGCAACACAAAATATTAAAAGAATTAACAAATCCGACCTGGAACTTACAGAGAATGTAGTTGCTATCCAAAGGGTAGCGAAGGTTACAAAAGGTGGAAGAACTTTTAGCTTTACTGCTATTGTAGTCGTAGGCGATAAAAATGGCATTGTTGGTATTGGTTCCGGAAAAGCCAGCGAAATACAAGCTGCTATTCAAAAGGGAATTGAAGATGCAAAGAAAAATCTTATTAAAGTTCCAATCATCAATGGAACAATCCCTCATGAACAGATTGGAAGATATTGCGGAGGTCATGTGTTTATGAAACCTGCTGCACACGGTACCGGTGTTATTGCCGGTGGTGCAATGAGAGCTGTACTTGAAAGCGCAGGGATAGAAAATATTCTTTCAAAATCAAAAGGCTCTTCAAACCCTCATAATGTTGTTAAAGCTACTATTGATGCATTGTTAAAGTTGAGAGACCCTTATACAATTGCGCAACAAAGAGGTATTAAATTAGAAAATGTTTTTAACGGTTAA
- the rplO gene encoding 50S ribosomal protein L15, producing MDLSNLKPAAGSIKKDKRVGRGQGSGRGGTSTRGHKGAQSRSGYSRKRGFEGGQMPLQRRVPKGGFKNINRVEYVGINLDVLQSLVDNKGVTEINKEVLLANHLIAKKDLFKILGRGELKVKLSVTANGFSKTAKEAIEKVGGTTQLV from the coding sequence ATGGATTTAAGTAATTTAAAACCTGCTGCAGGTTCAATAAAAAAAGATAAGAGAGTTGGTCGTGGACAAGGTTCAGGACGCGGAGGAACTTCAACTCGTGGTCATAAGGGTGCACAATCAAGATCCGGTTATTCAAGAAAAAGAGGTTTTGAAGGTGGACAAATGCCATTACAAAGAAGAGTTCCTAAAGGTGGATTTAAGAATATTAACCGAGTAGAATACGTGGGTATTAACTTGGATGTACTTCAATCTTTAGTGGATAATAAAGGTGTTACCGAAATCAATAAAGAAGTATTGTTGGCAAATCACTTAATTGCTAAGAAAGATTTATTCAAAATTCTTGGTAGAGGTGAGCTGAAAGTAAAACTTTCTGTTACTGCAAACGGTTTTTCTAAAACTGCTAAAGAAGCAATTGAAAAAGTAGGTGGTACAACTCAACTTGTATAA
- the infA gene encoding translation initiation factor IF-1 — protein sequence MAKQSSIKQDGEITEALSNAMFRVKLANGHEIIATISGKMRMHYIRILPGDKVQVEMSPYDLTRGRICFRYK from the coding sequence ATGGCAAAACAATCCTCAATAAAGCAAGATGGTGAAATCACAGAGGCACTCTCTAACGCTATGTTTAGGGTTAAATTAGCTAATGGACATGAAATAATTGCTACAATAAGCGGAAAAATGAGGATGCATTACATAAGAATACTACCCGGAGATAAAGTTCAAGTGGAAATGTCGCCTTATGATCTTACAAGAGGAAGAATATGTTTTAGATATAAATAA
- the rpsM gene encoding 30S ribosomal protein S13, giving the protein MARIAGIDLPRNKRGVIGLTYIYGIGRNKSSEILKSSGISEDKKVSEWSDDEITSIRNYISENIKTEGELRSATQLNIKRLMDIGCYRGIRHRKGLPVRGQTTKNNARTRKGKKKTVANKKKVTK; this is encoded by the coding sequence ATGGCTAGAATCGCTGGAATAGATTTACCACGTAATAAGAGAGGTGTAATTGGACTCACTTACATCTATGGTATTGGAAGAAATAAATCTTCTGAAATATTAAAGTCTTCAGGTATTTCTGAAGATAAAAAGGTGTCTGAATGGTCAGATGATGAGATAACAAGCATTAGAAACTATATCTCTGAGAATATTAAAACTGAAGGGGAGCTTCGCTCTGCAACACAGTTGAATATCAAAAGACTCATGGATATAGGATGTTATAGAGGTATTAGACACAGAAAAGGATTGCCTGTAAGAGGTCAAACTACCAAGAATAATGCTCGTACCAGAAAAGGTAAGAAGAAAACTGTTGCAAACAAGAAAAAAGTTACTAAATAA
- the rpmD gene encoding 50S ribosomal protein L30: MSKIRVTQIKSAIDRPENQKRTLIALGLNKINKSKEFEANPMILGMVRVVNHLVKVENI; the protein is encoded by the coding sequence ATGAGCAAAATTAGAGTAACACAAATAAAAAGTGCTATTGACAGACCCGAGAATCAAAAGAGAACTTTGATTGCATTGGGGTTAAACAAAATTAACAAAAGTAAAGAGTTTGAAGCAAACCCTATGATTTTGGGTATGGTGAGAGTGGTTAATCATTTAGTTAAAGTAGAAAATATTTAA
- the secY gene encoding preprotein translocase subunit SecY: protein MSKFRLIRKLQEIWSIEELRTKILNTLFFLLIYRLGTFVILPGIDSEQLTGLQGQTDGSLLGLINVFAGGAFARGAFFALGIMPYISASIVIQLMGIAVPAFQKMQKEGEDGRRKLNQITRYLTVAITLVQSVAYLINITSNPGNSGALLFISRPDVMSQSMFMIVNTLILTAGTIFVMWIGEKITDKGLGNGISLIIMIGIVDRLPGALTFELVQRFNDGQLPIFIVQLTLWLAVIVASVLLVQGTRKIPVNYAKRVVGNRQYGGSRQYIPLKVNAAGVMPIIFAQALMFIPPYIKQMFPNSTSSVLNSMDDWTSIPYNVIFAVLIIAFTYFYTVITINPQQISEELKKNGGFIPGVKPGKKTSEYIDTIMSRIILPGSIFLAFVSIMPAIAVFFNVGNAFAQFYGGTSLLIMVGVVLDTLQHIESYLLMRHYDGLMKTGRIKGRTGAIGASI, encoded by the coding sequence ATGAGTAAATTTAGACTAATAAGAAAGTTACAAGAGATTTGGAGTATTGAGGAACTTCGAACAAAGATCCTTAATACCCTATTTTTCCTATTAATATATAGACTAGGAACTTTTGTAATTCTCCCGGGTATTGATTCTGAGCAATTGACAGGCTTGCAAGGACAAACTGACGGTAGTTTGTTAGGATTAATTAATGTCTTTGCAGGTGGAGCATTTGCCAGAGGTGCATTTTTTGCATTAGGTATCATGCCATATATTTCCGCATCAATTGTAATTCAGTTGATGGGGATTGCTGTACCGGCATTTCAAAAAATGCAGAAAGAAGGTGAAGACGGAAGACGTAAGCTAAACCAAATTACCCGATATTTAACGGTTGCAATTACGCTAGTTCAATCAGTGGCATACTTAATTAACATTACATCTAACCCTGGAAACTCAGGTGCGCTTTTGTTTATCTCTAGACCTGATGTGATGTCACAAAGTATGTTTATGATTGTGAATACGCTCATATTAACAGCCGGAACTATCTTTGTGATGTGGATTGGAGAGAAAATTACAGATAAAGGATTAGGTAACGGTATCTCTTTAATTATTATGATTGGTATCGTTGACAGGTTGCCGGGAGCGTTGACTTTTGAATTAGTTCAGCGTTTTAATGACGGTCAATTACCGATATTTATTGTTCAACTTACATTATGGTTAGCAGTGATTGTTGCAAGTGTTTTATTGGTACAAGGAACAAGAAAGATTCCGGTAAATTATGCAAAGAGAGTAGTTGGTAATAGACAGTATGGAGGTTCTAGACAATATATCCCATTAAAAGTTAATGCAGCCGGAGTTATGCCAATTATTTTTGCTCAAGCATTAATGTTTATTCCTCCTTATATCAAACAGATGTTTCCAAATTCAACTTCATCAGTTTTAAACTCAATGGATGATTGGACTTCTATTCCATACAATGTCATTTTTGCTGTATTGATTATCGCATTTACATATTTTTATACTGTAATTACTATCAACCCACAGCAAATTTCTGAAGAATTAAAGAAAAATGGAGGTTTTATTCCGGGAGTGAAACCGGGTAAAAAAACATCTGAATATATTGACACCATTATGTCAAGAATAATTTTACCGGGTTCTATATTTCTTGCATTTGTTTCCATCATGCCCGCCATAGCGGTGTTTTTTAATGTCGGAAATGCATTTGCACAGTTTTATGGCGGAACCTCATTGTTGATTATGGTAGGAGTTGTCTTGGATACACTTCAACATATAGAAAGCTATTTGTTGATGCGACATTATGATGGATTAATGAAAACTGGCAGAATTAAAGGTAGAACAGGAGCTATCGGAGCCTCAATTTGA
- a CDS encoding DNA-directed RNA polymerase subunit alpha yields the protein MAILDFQKPERVIMQKDTDFYGLFEFSPLEKGFGTTIGNSLRRVLLSSLQGYAITSVKIHGVEHEFSTIKGVIEDVTEIILNLKQVRFKKTSHSADDSEKIFISIKGKEQFLAGDMSRYSSNFEVLNPDLVICTMEPFVQLEIELSIEKGRGYVPAEENKPKDTTIGVIPIDSIFTPIKNVKYHVEDFRVEQKTDYEKLVMEVSTDGSIHPEDALKEAAKILIQHFLLFSDDNMLLDTQVKKPVQEVDENMLQMRKVLKTPLADLDLSVRAYNCLKAAEIRTLGELVSYHIDDLLKFRNFGKKSLSELEEFVKEKGLHFGMDISKYNLVEE from the coding sequence ATGGCAATATTGGATTTTCAAAAACCTGAAAGAGTAATCATGCAGAAGGATACAGACTTCTATGGTCTGTTTGAATTCAGCCCACTTGAAAAAGGCTTCGGAACTACCATCGGTAATTCACTTAGAAGAGTATTATTATCTTCTCTTCAAGGATATGCTATTACTTCTGTTAAAATTCACGGTGTTGAACATGAATTCTCTACTATTAAAGGTGTAATTGAAGATGTAACAGAAATAATTCTGAATTTAAAGCAAGTAAGATTTAAGAAAACTTCTCATTCTGCAGATGATTCAGAAAAGATTTTTATTTCAATCAAAGGTAAAGAACAATTCTTAGCTGGTGACATGAGCCGTTACAGTAGTAACTTTGAAGTGTTAAATCCTGATCTAGTGATTTGCACTATGGAACCATTTGTTCAATTAGAAATTGAATTGTCAATTGAAAAAGGTCGCGGATATGTACCTGCAGAAGAAAATAAGCCTAAAGATACTACCATCGGAGTGATTCCAATTGATTCTATTTTTACTCCCATTAAGAATGTTAAATATCATGTGGAGGATTTTAGAGTTGAGCAAAAAACTGACTATGAGAAATTAGTGATGGAAGTTTCTACAGATGGTTCAATTCATCCTGAAGATGCGTTGAAAGAAGCAGCTAAAATTCTTATTCAACATTTCTTATTGTTTTCTGATGATAATATGTTATTGGATACTCAGGTGAAAAAGCCTGTTCAAGAAGTGGATGAAAATATGCTCCAAATGAGAAAAGTACTTAAAACTCCACTTGCTGATTTAGATTTATCAGTTAGAGCATATAACTGCTTGAAAGCTGCTGAAATTAGAACTTTAGGTGAGTTAGTTAGCTACCATATAGACGATTTACTTAAGTTTAGAAATTTTGGTAAGAAATCTCTATCTGAGCTGGAAGAGTTTGTAAAGGAAAAGGGGTTACACTTTGGAATGGATATTTCTAAGTATAATCTAGTTGAAGAATAA
- the rpsD gene encoding 30S ribosomal protein S4, whose amino-acid sequence MARYTGPQTKIARKFREPIFGPDKSFEKKKYPPGMHGNSRKKKKQSEYAIQLTEKQKAKYTYGLLEKQFLNLFKKAAAKRDITGETFLKFLEARLDNTVYRLNIAPSRRSARQLVLHKHILVNNEIVNIPSYQLKPGDVITVRERSKSLELISDALSVGRLKHSWLQWDGNSMSGTFLNFPERSEIPENINETLIVELYSK is encoded by the coding sequence ATGGCAAGATATACTGGACCCCAAACCAAAATAGCACGTAAATTTAGAGAGCCTATTTTTGGACCTGATAAATCTTTTGAAAAAAAGAAATATCCCCCCGGAATGCATGGCAATTCAAGAAAAAAGAAGAAACAATCTGAGTATGCAATCCAGCTTACCGAAAAGCAGAAAGCAAAATACACTTATGGACTTCTTGAAAAACAGTTCTTGAACCTTTTTAAGAAAGCAGCTGCAAAAAGAGATATTACAGGTGAAACTTTCCTTAAATTTTTGGAAGCAAGACTTGATAATACCGTATATAGATTGAACATTGCTCCTTCCAGAAGGTCTGCAAGACAATTAGTCCTTCATAAGCATATTCTGGTTAACAATGAGATAGTAAACATTCCATCATATCAGTTAAAACCAGGAGATGTGATTACGGTTAGAGAAAGATCTAAGTCTTTAGAATTAATTAGTGATGCATTGTCCGTAGGAAGGCTTAAGCATTCATGGTTGCAATGGGATGGTAATTCTATGTCAGGTACTTTCTTAAATTTTCCTGAACGTTCAGAAATACCTGAGAATATTAATGAAACATTGATTGTTGAGTTGTATTCTAAGTAA
- the rplR gene encoding 50S ribosomal protein L18, with protein sequence MSTKAKVERREKIKRSIAPKVRGTQQKPRLVVFKSNKEIYAQIVDDTKSVTLCSASSKEKDLSTLKNTKTAIASQIGKRIAEKAKAAGISTVVFDRNGYLYHGRIKSLADGAREGGLVF encoded by the coding sequence ATGAGTACAAAAGCTAAAGTAGAAAGACGAGAAAAAATAAAAAGAAGCATAGCTCCCAAGGTGCGTGGAACTCAACAAAAACCTCGCTTGGTAGTGTTTAAAAGCAATAAAGAAATTTATGCTCAAATAGTAGATGATACTAAATCAGTTACACTATGTTCTGCTTCTTCAAAAGAGAAAGATTTATCAACATTAAAGAATACAAAAACAGCAATAGCAAGCCAAATTGGGAAAAGAATTGCTGAAAAAGCAAAAGCCGCAGGTATTTCAACTGTTGTATTTGATAGAAACGGATATTTATATCACGGACGTATTAAGTCACTTGCAGATGGTGCAAGAGAGGGAGGATTGGTATTTTAA
- the ykgO gene encoding type B 50S ribosomal protein L36 translates to MKVKTSVKKRSEDCIIVRRKGKIYIINKKNPKFKQRQG, encoded by the coding sequence ATGAAAGTAAAAACATCAGTAAAGAAGCGCAGTGAAGACTGTATCATTGTTAGACGTAAAGGAAAAATTTACATCATTAACAAAAAGAACCCGAAATTTAAACAAAGACAAGGATAA
- the purE gene encoding 5-(carboxyamino)imidazole ribonucleotide mutase, with protein sequence MADVLIVMGSDSDLPVMQDAADVLQKLKISFKLTIVSAHRTPKRLADFGKNAAAEGFKVIIAGAGGAAHLPGMLASFSSLPVIGVPVKSSNLSGVDSLYSIVQMPPGVPVGTMAINGATNAGLFAAQIIGASDSKTLAKIDKYKKDLEKSVIEKAEKIEKIGFEKYLKGMK encoded by the coding sequence ATGGCAGATGTATTAATAGTAATGGGGTCGGACAGTGACTTGCCGGTTATGCAAGACGCAGCGGATGTTTTACAAAAACTGAAAATCTCTTTTAAACTTACCATTGTATCGGCACACAGAACCCCGAAAAGACTTGCCGATTTTGGAAAAAATGCAGCTGCAGAAGGCTTTAAGGTGATAATTGCCGGAGCCGGTGGTGCTGCTCATTTGCCGGGTATGTTGGCTTCTTTTTCATCTCTGCCTGTGATTGGAGTTCCTGTTAAATCTTCTAATCTGTCCGGTGTGGACAGTCTTTATAGTATTGTGCAAATGCCTCCCGGAGTGCCGGTGGGAACTATGGCTATCAATGGGGCAACCAATGCAGGGTTGTTTGCTGCGCAAATTATTGGAGCTTCTGATTCAAAAACACTGGCTAAAATTGATAAATACAAGAAAGACCTTGAGAAGTCTGTCATTGAAAAAGCCGAAAAAATTGAAAAAATAGGTTTTGAAAAATATCTGAAAGGAATGAAATAA
- a CDS encoding SprT-like domain-containing protein: MTRDQIIAGFKRYVPHEFAAFCTDLLVQYKVDLRVKRPRNTKSGDYRPPVQGRKKHEVTVNSDLNPYYFLLVYIHEMAHVKTWEDYGRKADPHGEEWRRIFREMAKPVLNSGLLPDDLHSALIKFFTKTPATFLADPYLTKVLRKYDKGDNVLTLDEIPTGAQFKLNNGLQLIKETRLRTWYMCKEPGTGRQFRVKGNAEVVVI, translated from the coding sequence ATGACCAGAGACCAAATTATAGCGGGTTTTAAAAGGTATGTGCCGCATGAGTTTGCAGCTTTTTGTACCGATTTGCTTGTGCAATACAAAGTAGATTTGAGAGTAAAACGCCCTCGCAATACAAAGTCAGGGGATTATCGTCCTCCTGTTCAAGGCAGAAAAAAACATGAAGTAACGGTAAACTCTGACCTTAACCCCTATTATTTTTTGTTGGTTTATATTCATGAAATGGCGCATGTCAAAACGTGGGAAGATTATGGCAGAAAAGCGGATCCGCATGGTGAGGAGTGGCGTAGAATTTTCAGAGAAATGGCAAAACCTGTTTTGAACTCCGGTTTGTTGCCGGATGATTTGCATTCAGCACTAATCAAATTCTTTACTAAAACCCCTGCAACTTTCCTTGCTGACCCGTATTTAACAAAGGTTCTTAGGAAATACGACAAAGGAGATAATGTATTGACTCTCGATGAAATTCCGACAGGTGCGCAATTTAAACTTAACAATGGGTTGCAACTTATAAAGGAAACACGCCTGCGCACGTGGTATATGTGCAAGGAACCCGGCACCGGAAGGCAGTTTAGGGTGAAAGGAAATGCTGAAGTGGTTGTAATCTGA
- a CDS encoding DUF3109 family protein, producing the protein MILIGDKLISDDLFDVKFVCNLDKCFGACCVEGDAGAPLDKEELEPISRNLKAVEPYLPPKQKELLMKSGFYEEDYTGELVTTCLPTGECVFSFRDERGILGCALEKAQRDGKSDFNKPLSCHLYPIRVSKVGDYTALNYHEWDICKPALKLGKKLGIPVFRFLKEPIIRGFGKDFYDEMEAVYEARKQQELSK; encoded by the coding sequence ATGATTCTGATTGGAGATAAGCTGATTTCTGATGATTTATTTGATGTAAAATTTGTCTGTAATTTGGACAAATGTTTTGGAGCATGTTGTGTTGAGGGTGATGCTGGTGCACCTTTGGATAAAGAAGAACTTGAGCCAATCAGCAGGAACCTCAAAGCAGTTGAGCCTTATTTACCACCCAAACAAAAAGAACTCTTAATGAAATCCGGATTTTATGAAGAGGATTATACAGGAGAATTGGTAACAACCTGTTTGCCAACGGGTGAATGTGTTTTCTCATTCAGAGATGAAAGAGGAATACTGGGTTGCGCGCTGGAAAAAGCTCAAAGGGATGGAAAGTCAGATTTTAATAAGCCCTTGTCATGTCATTTGTATCCAATCAGGGTGTCCAAAGTGGGGGATTATACCGCGTTGAATTATCACGAATGGGATATATGTAAACCGGCACTCAAACTGGGGAAAAAATTGGGAATACCTGTTTTTAGATTTCTCAAAGAGCCGATTATCAGAGGTTTTGGAAAAGATTTTTATGATGAAATGGAGGCTGTCTATGAAGCCCGCAAACAGCAGGAGCTTTCAAAATGA